A stretch of Carnobacterium iners DNA encodes these proteins:
- a CDS encoding DNA translocase FtsK, whose product MATKKKKSNKNTFSIEIIGIIFILLSLLATSQLGFIGVLSANLFRFFVGNTFIFAALLIGIYGGYLVLKGAEPPFKNKRVIGMGTAYASTLLLLHAQLFAPIMDTNVSVVSASIRFFIIDMTKNEISQSLGGGMIGGILYSVSYFLFSQLGSYLLVVLLWFISIFLIFDLSFKKFMKIIRTYLKQGIGYLHIGFKKIKLFIADWWQNLKKNKKHLSEKKQDDSTDKKVRYSDKKHKDTKKNKTDLLNQVNSLKINNYQNQEEEAQMQKKVELKEESSNNQDLKFEIKPESENIDYQLPPTSLLDEVKKTDQTNEYALIQRNVKKLEETFKSFGVAAKVTKANLGPAVTKYEIQPAVGVKVSKIVSLSDDIALALAAKDIRMEAPIPGKPFIGIEVPNSEVSLVAFRNVIEGQVKNIDKLLEVPLGRDISGNVTMADLTKMPHLLVAGSTGSGKSVCINGIITSLLMRAKPNEVKLMMIDPKMVELNVYNGIPHLLTPVVTNPKKAAQALQKVVSEMEQRYELFAASGQRNITGYNQFIIEKNLENGEGHPTLPFIVVVVDELADLMMVASNEVEDAIIRLAQMARAAGIHMILATQRPSVDVITGIIKANVPSRIAFAVSSGTDSRTIIDSSGAEKLLGRGDMLYLPMGENKPVRVQGAYISDEEVERVVNYVTQQQGANYVEEMMPVDEPETVSGEAQDDYYNDAVQMIIDMQTASISLLQRRFRIGYNRAARLIDEMEMRGIVGPSEGSKPRKVNITEFPGEPDEEKSDNR is encoded by the coding sequence ATGGCAACGAAAAAGAAGAAAAGTAATAAAAATACGTTCTCAATTGAAATTATAGGTATTATATTTATCTTACTAAGTTTGCTTGCGACTTCGCAATTAGGCTTTATAGGAGTATTAAGTGCCAATTTATTTCGTTTTTTTGTAGGCAATACTTTTATATTTGCAGCTTTATTAATAGGGATATATGGTGGTTATTTAGTGTTAAAAGGAGCAGAGCCTCCATTTAAAAATAAAAGAGTAATCGGAATGGGAACGGCATATGCAAGCACATTGTTATTGTTGCATGCTCAATTATTTGCTCCAATTATGGATACAAATGTGAGTGTCGTTTCAGCTTCGATACGCTTTTTTATAATAGATATGACTAAAAATGAAATTTCACAGTCTTTGGGTGGTGGAATGATTGGAGGAATACTCTACTCTGTTAGCTATTTCTTGTTTTCACAACTAGGAAGCTATTTACTCGTTGTGCTATTGTGGTTTATTAGTATTTTCTTAATTTTCGACTTATCATTTAAAAAATTTATGAAAATTATTCGAACTTATTTAAAACAAGGAATAGGCTACTTGCATATAGGGTTTAAAAAAATAAAATTATTTATTGCTGATTGGTGGCAGAATCTGAAAAAAAATAAGAAGCATCTTAGTGAAAAAAAACAGGATGATTCAACAGATAAAAAGGTAAGATATTCTGATAAAAAACATAAGGATACTAAAAAAAATAAGACTGACTTATTGAATCAAGTAAATTCGTTAAAGATCAATAATTATCAAAACCAAGAAGAGGAAGCACAAATGCAAAAAAAAGTAGAGTTAAAAGAAGAGTCTTCTAATAATCAAGATTTAAAATTTGAAATAAAACCAGAATCTGAAAATATTGATTATCAGTTACCGCCTACTAGCTTATTGGATGAAGTTAAAAAAACAGATCAAACTAATGAATATGCTTTAATTCAGAGAAATGTAAAAAAACTTGAAGAAACATTTAAAAGTTTTGGAGTAGCGGCTAAAGTCACAAAAGCAAATCTTGGACCCGCTGTGACAAAATACGAAATTCAACCTGCAGTTGGAGTAAAGGTAAGCAAAATTGTAAGTCTTAGTGATGATATAGCACTAGCACTAGCTGCAAAGGATATAAGAATGGAAGCACCTATTCCAGGCAAACCGTTTATTGGAATTGAAGTTCCAAATAGTGAAGTGAGCCTTGTAGCTTTTAGGAATGTCATTGAAGGACAAGTAAAAAATATTGATAAATTGCTAGAAGTTCCTCTAGGTAGAGATATATCTGGTAACGTCACGATGGCTGATTTAACTAAGATGCCTCATTTATTAGTAGCAGGATCAACCGGCAGTGGGAAATCAGTTTGTATTAATGGCATCATAACTAGTTTGTTAATGAGAGCTAAACCAAACGAAGTAAAATTAATGATGATTGATCCAAAAATGGTTGAATTAAACGTATATAATGGTATACCACATTTATTAACGCCAGTTGTTACTAACCCTAAAAAAGCTGCACAAGCTTTACAAAAAGTCGTCTCTGAGATGGAACAGCGCTATGAATTATTTGCTGCTAGCGGCCAACGAAATATTACGGGTTACAATCAATTTATCATAGAAAAGAATTTAGAAAATGGAGAAGGGCATCCTACTTTGCCGTTTATCGTGGTCGTAGTAGACGAGTTAGCTGATTTGATGATGGTTGCTAGTAATGAAGTAGAAGATGCCATTATCAGACTTGCTCAAATGGCTAGAGCTGCTGGGATTCATATGATTTTAGCAACACAAAGACCAAGTGTCGATGTTATCACAGGAATTATAAAGGCAAACGTTCCTTCAAGAATTGCTTTTGCAGTATCTAGTGGAACGGATTCACGAACGATTATTGATAGCAGTGGAGCAGAAAAATTACTTGGAAGAGGAGATATGCTGTATTTACCTATGGGAGAAAATAAGCCAGTTCGTGTTCAAGGAGCGTATATATCTGATGAAGAAGTAGAACGAGTTGTTAACTATGTTACCCAACAACAGGGAGCCAATTATGTAGAAGAAATGATGCCTGTTGATGAACCTGAAACGGTCAGCGGTGAAGCTCAAGACGATTATTACAACGATGCTGTTCAGATGATAATAGATATGCAAACAGCTAGCATATCATTATTGCAGAGACGTTTTAGAATTGGGTACAATCGTGCAGCTCGATTGATTGATGAAATGGAAATGCGTGGTATAGTTGGACCGTCTGAAGGAAGTAAACCAAGAAAAGTTAACATTACAGAATTTCCTGGAGAGCCTGATGAAGAAAAATCTGATAATAGATAA
- a CDS encoding DNA topoisomerase 3 produces the protein MKTLIIAEKPSVGKEIARVLGATNKNKSYIEGQDVIVTWALGHLLGLKMPEDYKTEWATWNMESLPLIPEEMQIKPLKNTAAQLKTIKQLSQRKDVNKAVIATDAGREGELVARWILEYVKFKKPVQRLWISSQTDQAIKNGFKQLQPSKKYDDLYDAAVARSEADWLVGLNVTRALTVKYEDSLSAGRVQTPTLAMVRKQEAQIEDFVAETFYTIQLMINGQMATLASGAPERIKDLNEAEKIAKHLTKESVVVKEVKEKIQTHLPPLPYDLTELQREANQRYQFSAKKTLSVMQTLYERHKVVSYPRTDSKYLTIDMKETLKDRLQAVHGFANEEVKNIIKKGSKVTQMAIFNNAKVTDHHGIIPTEERVRIEKMDQDEIRIYRMIVERFIGLFLPAYKVAQTTYLFAAAETTFKLKQEVVLENGWRKLEPVKEKRRFKQGEQIENPIFEVKKELTKSPGRLTESSLLQAMEKHSLGTPATRAEIIEKLISNELMERKATKLSVSPKGKQLLILVNPALVTPELTSEWEKSLEQIATGKLKKEVFLKQIKIETKKLIKEIKTSEQSYKDYSLTTKTCPECGELLKERSSREGKMLVCTKTSCSYRRFKEPKVSNKRCAQCHRKMEIHEGKSGKFFKCKYCNVSEKMDNTKNKKITKHETKRLMQKVNKEAQEEVESPLTLALKAAMEKQGK, from the coding sequence ATGAAGACATTAATTATTGCTGAAAAACCAAGTGTAGGAAAAGAAATAGCTCGAGTTTTAGGAGCAACCAATAAGAACAAAAGTTATATTGAAGGTCAAGATGTTATTGTTACATGGGCATTGGGTCATCTATTAGGACTTAAGATGCCTGAAGATTATAAAACAGAATGGGCAACATGGAACATGGAAAGTTTGCCGCTGATTCCAGAAGAGATGCAAATCAAGCCACTAAAAAATACAGCGGCCCAATTAAAAACGATTAAACAACTTTCTCAAAGGAAAGATGTAAATAAGGCCGTTATTGCAACAGATGCTGGTCGAGAAGGCGAATTAGTAGCTAGATGGATTTTAGAATACGTTAAATTTAAAAAGCCTGTACAGCGGTTATGGATTTCATCGCAAACAGATCAAGCTATCAAAAATGGATTTAAACAACTGCAACCTAGTAAGAAGTATGATGATTTATATGATGCAGCAGTTGCTCGTTCCGAAGCGGATTGGTTAGTAGGCTTGAATGTGACAAGAGCATTAACTGTGAAATATGAGGATAGTTTGTCAGCAGGTAGAGTCCAAACTCCTACGTTAGCAATGGTTAGAAAACAAGAAGCTCAAATAGAAGATTTTGTAGCAGAAACATTTTATACGATTCAATTAATGATTAACGGGCAAATGGCAACGCTGGCTAGCGGAGCTCCAGAAAGAATAAAAGACTTAAATGAAGCTGAAAAAATAGCCAAACACTTAACAAAAGAATCTGTTGTAGTAAAAGAAGTAAAAGAAAAAATTCAAACTCACCTTCCTCCCTTGCCTTATGATTTAACTGAGTTACAAAGGGAAGCCAATCAACGCTACCAATTTTCTGCTAAAAAAACGCTAAGTGTTATGCAAACTCTATACGAACGGCATAAAGTTGTTTCTTATCCAAGAACAGACTCTAAGTATCTGACTATAGACATGAAAGAAACATTAAAGGACCGGTTACAAGCTGTTCACGGATTTGCTAATGAAGAAGTAAAAAACATTATCAAAAAAGGCTCTAAAGTAACTCAAATGGCAATCTTCAATAACGCTAAAGTTACGGACCACCATGGAATTATTCCAACAGAAGAACGAGTTCGTATTGAAAAGATGGACCAAGATGAAATACGCATTTACCGGATGATTGTTGAGCGGTTTATTGGCTTATTTTTACCTGCTTATAAAGTAGCTCAAACAACTTATTTGTTTGCTGCGGCAGAGACTACCTTTAAACTAAAACAAGAAGTTGTTTTAGAAAATGGATGGCGCAAGTTAGAACCCGTAAAAGAAAAAAGACGTTTTAAACAAGGGGAACAAATAGAAAACCCAATCTTTGAAGTGAAAAAAGAACTAACCAAATCACCAGGTCGATTGACAGAGTCTTCGTTACTTCAAGCAATGGAAAAGCATAGCTTAGGAACACCAGCAACAAGAGCTGAAATTATTGAAAAGTTGATAAGTAATGAATTGATGGAACGTAAAGCGACGAAGCTATCTGTCTCACCAAAAGGGAAACAATTGTTAATATTAGTAAATCCAGCATTAGTTACACCTGAATTGACTAGTGAATGGGAAAAGTCTTTAGAGCAAATAGCTACCGGAAAATTAAAAAAAGAAGTTTTTTTGAAACAAATAAAAATAGAAACAAAAAAATTAATCAAAGAAATAAAAACGAGTGAACAGTCTTACAAAGACTATTCTTTGACAACTAAAACTTGTCCAGAGTGCGGCGAACTGTTGAAAGAAAGAAGTAGTCGAGAAGGGAAAATGCTGGTTTGCACTAAAACGAGTTGTTCATATAGACGTTTTAAAGAACCGAAAGTTTCCAATAAAAGATGTGCACAATGCCATCGTAAAATGGAAATTCACGAAGGGAAATCCGGAAAGTTTTTTAAATGTAAATACTGTAACGTTTCTGAAAAAATGGATAATACAAAAAATAAAAAAATAACTAAACATGAAACAAAACGTTTAATGCAAAAAGTAAATAAAGAAGCTCAAGAAGAAGTAGAAAGTCCTTTAACGTTAGCGCTTAAGGCTGCAATGGAAAAACAAGGGAAATAA
- a CDS encoding DUF1033 family protein produces MFQVIELQGEYEPWWFFDDWKEQISQIKTFEIFDEALIDYQKKFELLYNEFPSYQTKKQYLAAFWDDEQNEYCPECEDDIQLFHSVMLLKEYNVIE; encoded by the coding sequence ATGTTTCAAGTAATAGAATTACAAGGAGAATATGAACCTTGGTGGTTTTTTGATGACTGGAAAGAACAAATAAGCCAAATCAAAACCTTCGAAATATTTGATGAGGCTTTGATTGATTACCAGAAAAAATTTGAATTGCTTTATAATGAGTTTCCTAGTTACCAAACTAAAAAACAATATTTAGCTGCCTTCTGGGATGACGAACAAAATGAATATTGTCCCGAATGTGAAGACGACATACAACTATTCCACAGTGTTATGTTGTTAAAAGAATATAACGTAATAGAGTAA
- a CDS encoding ISLre2 family transposase, with product MNKIISKVYQIIKDSSNLIETEEAIQVCMYEVFAELVGDVFTHLNQVIKEQKQEEGWKVKREDWKTVQFIFGSVRYCRTLMIDQESQNHYPLDDWLGIRKYQRHSPLVEVKVAELASKVTYRDTANMLNEWTAVTISHQTVGSLLKRVGSAQAREDEESVLELEESAELPEGKKVDYLYAEADGVFVRGTKKKKSLEVRHAILYEGWNKNGKRVSLKEPKAIMTTKKTAGFWAEIQAFTANHYALQQAQIITNSDGGQGYTADKFQEAFSQSNYPVLNQLDSYHVFQGLNRAFGVKTTIFKQQVKQALKTHDLDQLTIWLDTYESTLDETSAVEKLTTFRTYVVRNWDRIFDWREKVEQAPKDARGLGAMESNQRRISFRMKKRGMHWSAEGCEAMVKVKQGMFNHTLREAYLHQQNRSARNQRKLNQTVRLSSLLHEKTRQSVGAKNGTIPLYASRSSAIGQLIKSFR from the coding sequence ATGAATAAGATTATATCAAAGGTTTACCAAATAATAAAGGATTCAAGCAATTTAATAGAGACAGAAGAAGCTATTCAAGTCTGTATGTATGAAGTATTCGCTGAATTAGTAGGAGATGTCTTCACTCATCTCAATCAGGTAATCAAAGAGCAGAAACAAGAGGAAGGTTGGAAAGTGAAACGAGAAGATTGGAAAACCGTTCAGTTTATTTTTGGGTCTGTTCGTTATTGTCGTACCTTGATGATAGATCAAGAGAGTCAAAATCATTATCCGCTAGATGACTGGCTAGGTATTCGGAAATATCAACGCCATAGTCCATTAGTAGAAGTAAAAGTGGCAGAGTTGGCGAGTAAAGTTACTTATAGAGATACTGCAAATATGTTAAATGAATGGACAGCTGTTACGATTAGTCATCAAACAGTCGGTAGTCTTCTCAAACGCGTTGGATCCGCACAAGCACGTGAAGATGAAGAGAGCGTATTGGAACTAGAAGAATCAGCTGAGTTGCCGGAAGGAAAAAAGGTAGACTATCTTTATGCCGAGGCTGATGGAGTTTTTGTCCGTGGGACAAAAAAGAAAAAGAGCTTAGAAGTTCGTCATGCCATCCTTTATGAAGGCTGGAATAAAAATGGAAAACGCGTCTCTTTAAAGGAACCCAAAGCCATTATGACGACTAAAAAAACCGCTGGTTTTTGGGCAGAGATTCAAGCCTTTACAGCGAATCATTATGCCTTACAACAAGCTCAAATCATTACAAATAGTGACGGCGGACAAGGGTATACCGCAGACAAATTCCAAGAAGCTTTTTCTCAATCGAACTACCCTGTTTTAAATCAGCTAGACTCTTATCATGTTTTTCAAGGGTTAAACCGTGCATTTGGCGTGAAAACTACCATTTTTAAACAGCAGGTCAAACAAGCATTAAAGACGCATGATTTAGATCAGTTAACTATTTGGTTGGATACGTATGAAAGTACGCTAGATGAAACTTCTGCAGTGGAAAAACTGACTACATTTCGAACCTATGTAGTACGAAATTGGGATCGAATTTTCGATTGGCGCGAAAAAGTAGAACAAGCGCCGAAGGACGCAAGAGGTTTAGGCGCAATGGAGTCCAATCAACGACGTATCTCTTTTCGCATGAAAAAGCGAGGAATGCATTGGAGCGCAGAAGGTTGCGAAGCTATGGTAAAGGTAAAACAAGGGATGTTTAATCACACCTTGCGTGAAGCCTATCTTCACCAACAAAATAGAAGTGCGAGAAATCAACGTAAGTTAAACCAAACGGTTCGTTTATCGTCGTTATTGCATGAGAAAACACGGCAGTCAGTCGGGGCAAAAAATGGGACTATTCCGTTATATGCCTCCCGTTCATCAGCAATAGGACAATTAATTAAAAGTTTTCGTTAA
- a CDS encoding acylphosphatase — protein MKKVKMTATGRVQGVGFRFMTKMVADEIGIFGSVKNQTDGSVYIEANGDPVKIDKFIEKIKKSPSPSGKVDHLQIIEDSSLPERIKFSITN, from the coding sequence ATGAAAAAGGTGAAAATGACTGCAACAGGACGTGTTCAAGGAGTAGGATTTCGTTTTATGACAAAGATGGTTGCTGATGAAATTGGAATTTTTGGCTCTGTAAAAAATCAAACTGACGGAAGTGTATATATAGAAGCAAATGGCGATCCCGTTAAAATAGACAAATTTATAGAAAAAATTAAAAAATCTCCTTCTCCAAGTGGAAAAGTAGATCATCTACAAATAATAGAGGATTCTTCCTTGCCCGAAAGAATTAAATTTTCTATAACTAATTGA
- the yidC gene encoding membrane protein insertase YidC — protein MKKLNKYLLTGSLLSVMLFLSGCMSTDKQGNPEGFIYEFLVVPTQNLILWLADTFNGSYGFAIIIITLIVRVIILPLNLSQSRKSLAQQERTAVIKPELDVIQAKQKAATTSEEKATAQQELMSLYKENNMSMLGGIGCLPLLIQMPIFTAMFQAIRLSGPIAASTFLGINLGTRNIPLAIGAGLIYLVQAYVSMIGISPEQKKQMKTMMYMNPIMILMFTISSPAGLGLYWLVGGFFGVFQTILTNFYYKPRIQAEIAEEMKNRPKKERVIKQAEPIQEQPKELMSEKVSVRPSNDSSGRNSGKQQRK, from the coding sequence ATGAAAAAATTAAATAAATACCTCTTGACTGGATCGCTTTTAAGTGTGATGCTTTTTCTTTCTGGTTGTATGAGTACAGACAAACAAGGTAATCCTGAAGGCTTTATCTACGAATTTTTAGTCGTTCCTACACAAAACCTTATTCTTTGGTTAGCCGATACTTTTAATGGTAGTTATGGTTTTGCGATTATCATTATTACGTTAATTGTTCGAGTCATAATTTTGCCTCTAAACTTAAGTCAATCAAGAAAATCTTTAGCTCAGCAAGAAAGAACGGCTGTAATCAAACCAGAATTAGATGTTATCCAAGCCAAACAAAAAGCTGCAACAACAAGTGAAGAAAAAGCTACTGCTCAACAAGAACTAATGAGTCTCTATAAAGAAAATAATATGAGCATGTTAGGCGGCATTGGCTGTTTGCCTTTACTTATTCAAATGCCAATCTTTACTGCCATGTTTCAGGCTATTCGCTTATCTGGACCAATTGCTGCTAGTACATTTTTAGGTATCAACTTAGGTACAAGAAATATACCTTTAGCTATTGGCGCTGGATTAATTTATTTAGTTCAAGCTTATGTTTCAATGATTGGCATATCACCTGAACAAAAGAAACAAATGAAGACTATGATGTACATGAATCCGATTATGATTTTAATGTTCACAATTTCTTCTCCTGCTGGATTAGGCCTTTACTGGTTAGTCGGTGGATTCTTCGGAGTATTCCAAACTATTCTCACTAACTTTTATTATAAACCTAGAATACAAGCTGAAATCGCTGAAGAAATGAAAAACAGACCTAAAAAAGAACGTGTCATCAAGCAAGCCGAACCTATTCAAGAACAACCTAAAGAATTAATGTCTGAAAAAGTCAGTGTTCGCCCTTCTAATGATTCTTCTGGGCGCAATTCCGGTAAACAACAACGAAAATAA